The region AACGGATGGAGGCGACCGCGCAGCTTGCCGATCGGCTCGCGGGTTCTGAGCAGGGTCTGGGTGGCGATGCTTCCCAGCGCCAGAACGACCTTGGGTTGGAGCACGGCGAGCTGCGCCGCGAGAAACGGCGCGCAGGTGGCCAGCTCGTCGGGCTCGGGATTGCGGTTGGATGGGGGGCGACACTTGACGGCGTTCGTGATGTAGACTTCGTCGCGCGAGAGTTTCACCGACTCCAGCATCTTGGTGAGAAGCTGTCCCGCGCGCCCGACGAACGGCTTGCCCTGCGCGTCCTCGTCGGCGCCGGGTCCCTCGCCGATCACCACCAGCTCGGCGCGGGCGCTGCCCGAGCCGAAAACGACGGTCGTCCGTGCCTCGCAGAGCCGACAGCGGCGGCAGCCCTGGAGCGCGTGTTCCTGGGCCTGCAGCGCTTCCTCCGGCCCCATCAGATAGGCGCCGCCGAGCGGCAGCTCGCTCACGCCGAGGTCCCGATGGTGGCGCAGCGTCGCCCCCAGCGCGCCGAGGGCCTCGGCCAGCGCGGCCCGCGGGTCGGCGCTCAGGGAGACACCCGGTCGGCGGGCCGCGCGGCGGCCGCGCTGCGCAGGGCCAGGATGTGAGTGAGAATGGCATCGGCCACGGCCGACTTGGCCATGCGCGGCAGCGCGCGCTGGCCGCCCCAGCGGTCGAT is a window of Candidatus Methylomirabilota bacterium DNA encoding:
- a CDS encoding uracil-DNA glycosylase; translated protein: MSELPLGGAYLMGPEEALQAQEHALQGCRRCRLCEARTTVVFGSGSARAELVVIGEGPGADEDAQGKPFVGRAGQLLTKMLESVKLSRDEVYITNAVKCRPPSNRNPEPDELATCAPFLAAQLAVLQPKVVLALGSIATQTLLRTREPIGKLRGRLHPFGSAVLIPTFHPAFLLRNPGPEYRRMAWEDLKLAKREYDRRRTR